One Alcaligenes ammonioxydans DNA segment encodes these proteins:
- a CDS encoding motility protein A has product MNPSTLIGIVASVLLFAVILFFTAENPALFVDLPSLAVVLVGTLAATFISYPLSEVVRIFGLIGTVLRNERLYTQQDMDELINISRLWMMGDIRAVEEALEKVANPFLKTGVQLVIDRAPQEDIEDLLQWRISRLRAREHAEAQLFRLMASFAPAFGMVGTLIGLVNLMFLLGDGDITSIGQQMALALMTTFYGVLLSNLVFKPVAVKLERRTEQRVVLMNMIMQGVSMMSQRRGPALMRETLNSFMAQYQDEINDRGGRDDDADPAAQRG; this is encoded by the coding sequence CCTCAACTTTGATCGGCATCGTGGCCAGCGTGCTGCTGTTTGCCGTGATCTTGTTTTTTACGGCAGAAAATCCCGCCTTGTTTGTGGATTTGCCCAGTCTGGCCGTGGTGCTGGTGGGCACCTTGGCAGCGACCTTTATCAGCTACCCGTTAAGTGAAGTGGTTCGCATCTTTGGACTGATTGGGACAGTGCTGCGTAACGAGCGGCTGTACACCCAGCAGGATATGGATGAGCTGATCAATATCTCCCGCCTGTGGATGATGGGAGATATCCGGGCCGTGGAAGAAGCGCTGGAAAAAGTCGCGAACCCGTTTTTGAAAACCGGCGTTCAGTTAGTGATTGATCGTGCCCCACAAGAAGACATTGAAGATCTTTTGCAATGGCGTATCAGCCGTCTGCGCGCTCGCGAACATGCCGAAGCGCAACTGTTTCGCCTGATGGCCAGCTTCGCGCCCGCTTTTGGTATGGTCGGCACGTTGATTGGTCTGGTCAATTTGATGTTTCTGCTCGGTGATGGCGATATCACCTCGATTGGTCAACAGATGGCGCTGGCCCTGATGACCACCTTTTATGGGGTGCTGCTTTCCAATCTGGTATTTAAGCCGGTGGCCGTCAAGCTGGAGCGTCGCACGGAACAGCGGGTGGTCTTGATGAACATGATCATGCAGGGCGTGTCCATGATGAGCCAGCGCCGTGGCCCCGCGCTGATGCGTGAGACGCTGAACTCGTTCATGGCGCAGTATCAGGACGAGATCAATGACCGGGGCGGCCGCGATGACGATGCCGACCCGGCTGCGCAGCGAGGTTGA
- a CDS encoding OmpA/MotB family protein — translation MTMPTRLRSEVDPMGNMEQDLTLGELADRQKALQKELEQARGAKIEQQLASNLGSRRRSRPWNDPGLAVPEEEEAWLTTYLDMMTLLLVLMIVMLSFAGKRAQTAAQGQGQGAATVMAQAGKEGAGLLPASAGLFPESALGAGPDKSNHGLDLDGLGDNIDVVMNDQSVSFRINSEILFHSGGADLGLEGLTVLRQLATVLQKSAHPIVIEGHTDSVPIRSYRYPSNWELSGARAGSVVRYMEANGIGSQRLSAVGYADTRPLGDNATQQGRATNRRVEIIVQIPQTQTESPAQ, via the coding sequence ATGACGATGCCGACCCGGCTGCGCAGCGAGGTTGATCCCATGGGAAACATGGAGCAAGACCTGACGTTAGGTGAGTTGGCGGATCGCCAGAAAGCCTTGCAAAAGGAGTTGGAGCAGGCCCGGGGAGCCAAGATTGAGCAGCAGCTGGCGAGCAATCTGGGCAGTCGGCGTCGCAGTCGCCCCTGGAACGATCCCGGCCTGGCAGTCCCCGAGGAGGAAGAGGCGTGGCTGACCACTTACCTGGATATGATGACCTTGCTGCTGGTCTTGATGATCGTGATGCTTTCTTTTGCCGGCAAGCGGGCTCAGACTGCGGCTCAGGGGCAAGGGCAGGGGGCAGCAACAGTGATGGCCCAGGCAGGTAAAGAAGGGGCGGGGCTGTTGCCGGCTTCAGCAGGGCTGTTTCCTGAATCGGCGCTCGGTGCCGGACCGGACAAAAGCAATCATGGTTTGGACCTGGATGGTCTGGGAGATAACATTGATGTGGTCATGAATGATCAGTCGGTTAGTTTCCGTATCAACAGCGAAATTCTGTTCCACTCGGGTGGCGCTGATTTGGGGCTGGAAGGGTTGACCGTCCTGCGCCAACTGGCTACCGTCCTGCAAAAATCGGCGCATCCTATTGTGATCGAAGGGCATACCGACTCGGTGCCCATTCGCAGTTACCGCTACCCGTCCAATTGGGAGCTGTCCGGTGCGCGTGCCGGCAGTGTGGTGCGCTATATGGAGGCCAATGGCATAGGCAGTCAGCGTCTGAGTGCGGTCGGCTACGCGGATACGCGTCCCTTGGGTGACAATGCCACGCAGCAAGGGCGTGCAACGAATCGAAGGGTTGAAATCATTGTGCAGATCCCTCAAACACAGACTGAAAGCCCTGCCCAATAA
- a CDS encoding sodium:solute symporter family protein, translated as MLDQTATLLWLIVFSAAFALAGVLYARHYNSSLEDFVVARNSQSSLATILTLLASSLGAWILFSPAQAASWGGLSAVIGYAIGSMSPRLAMIPLGKRMRELLPRGHSLSEFVIARYGRPMYALTLLIMLFYMFISMTAEITAMSKMITLIAPIPLWVTASIVLLATLIYTSYGGLRASIFTDKVQMLVILPMLFLIVMFGWQAVGGPVNLFDSVKLQAPRLIELSDPVGMKAGLTFFVAILLTGLFHQGNWQRIYAAKDTQSMRRGFLLGGLFVAPFIFLMGLFGLAFVGLGSHGDSSVALFNVILPHVPVWFLVLLIPLGLSLVMSSADTAISAVSSLIAVDLGRIMPHRNTAQMMSLARSLIWVCSIPVLYASSQGFSVLYLFLLADLLCSAAAFPVFFGLYSRRYDGFTATVSTLGGLVAGLAVFPRPNGPMDYLLESFLLAAIVPVVISVLIMPLRRHLPNFDLSSLASSTRVLD; from the coding sequence ATGCTGGACCAAACCGCCACCCTTTTGTGGCTGATTGTTTTTTCTGCCGCCTTTGCTTTGGCCGGGGTGCTGTATGCCCGCCACTACAACAGCTCTTTGGAAGACTTTGTGGTAGCGCGCAACAGTCAAAGCTCGCTGGCCACAATTCTGACATTATTAGCCTCTTCGCTGGGCGCCTGGATTCTATTCTCACCGGCGCAGGCGGCCAGTTGGGGAGGCTTGAGCGCCGTGATCGGGTATGCCATTGGCTCCATGTCGCCACGACTGGCCATGATTCCGCTTGGCAAACGCATGCGCGAACTGCTGCCACGCGGTCACAGCCTGAGCGAGTTTGTGATTGCCCGCTATGGCCGTCCCATGTATGCCCTGACCCTGCTGATCATGCTGTTTTACATGTTCATCTCCATGACGGCCGAAATTACCGCCATGTCCAAGATGATTACCTTGATTGCCCCCATTCCTTTGTGGGTTACCGCCAGTATTGTGCTGCTGGCCACCCTGATCTACACCTCTTACGGCGGGCTGCGAGCCTCCATCTTTACCGACAAAGTACAGATGCTGGTCATCCTGCCCATGCTATTTCTGATTGTGATGTTCGGCTGGCAAGCCGTGGGAGGACCGGTGAATTTGTTTGACAGCGTCAAGCTGCAAGCCCCGCGTCTGATCGAACTGAGCGACCCCGTGGGAATGAAGGCCGGCCTGACCTTCTTTGTCGCCATTTTGCTGACCGGCCTGTTTCACCAGGGCAACTGGCAGCGCATTTATGCTGCCAAAGACACGCAATCCATGCGGCGTGGCTTTTTGCTGGGCGGCTTGTTTGTCGCCCCCTTCATCTTCCTGATGGGTCTGTTTGGCTTGGCCTTTGTCGGCCTGGGTTCACACGGTGACAGCTCCGTGGCACTGTTCAATGTGATTTTGCCGCATGTTCCTGTCTGGTTTCTGGTGCTGCTGATTCCCCTGGGGCTGTCCCTGGTGATGAGCAGCGCCGATACGGCCATCAGCGCAGTGTCCAGCCTGATTGCGGTGGACCTGGGCCGTATCATGCCTCACCGCAATACCGCTCAAATGATGAGTCTGGCTCGTTCCCTGATCTGGGTGTGCTCCATCCCTGTGCTGTACGCTTCCTCGCAAGGTTTCAGCGTGCTGTACCTGTTCCTGCTGGCAGACTTGCTGTGCTCGGCGGCAGCATTTCCCGTGTTCTTTGGACTGTACAGCCGCCGCTACGATGGTTTTACCGCCACGGTCAGTACCCTGGGCGGTCTAGTTGCCGGCCTGGCTGTGTTTCCACGTCCCAATGGCCCTATGGATTACTTGCTGGAATCCTTCTTGCTGGCTGCGATTGTGCCGGTGGTGATCAGCGTCCTGATCATGCCCTTGCGCCGTCATCTGCCCAATTTCGATCTCAGCTCCCTGGCTTCCTCCACGCGCGTACTGGACTAA
- a CDS encoding 3-oxoacyl-ACP reductase yields the protein MSVEHVSELSQQLVLVTGGARGLGACLVRAFARQGAKVVINYLKSAAAAQALADEFPQHCLAVQADVRDATAVQALFAQAQAHFGQPITTVVNNALPEFSFNGDARPHADTLTWLQLNQQLEGIVGGALNTTQAALPGMKQAGFGRIINIGTNLFQNPVVPYHDYTAAKAALLSMTRTLSHDLGPDQITVNMISGGLLRTTDASAATPEAVFDLIAASTPLRRVTTPEEFADAALFFAGPWARAVTGQNLVVDGGLVKNG from the coding sequence ATGTCTGTGGAACACGTCTCGGAACTCTCCCAACAACTGGTTCTGGTCACTGGCGGCGCACGCGGCCTGGGGGCTTGTCTGGTGCGTGCGTTTGCACGTCAGGGCGCCAAAGTTGTCATCAATTACCTGAAAAGTGCAGCCGCTGCCCAGGCGCTGGCGGACGAGTTTCCGCAGCACTGTCTGGCGGTGCAAGCGGATGTGAGGGATGCGACTGCTGTACAAGCCTTGTTTGCCCAGGCGCAGGCACACTTTGGTCAGCCCATCACCACCGTCGTCAATAACGCCTTGCCCGAGTTTTCCTTCAACGGCGATGCCCGCCCTCATGCGGATACCTTGACCTGGTTGCAATTGAACCAGCAACTGGAAGGGATTGTGGGTGGGGCCCTGAACACCACGCAGGCTGCCTTGCCCGGCATGAAGCAGGCCGGTTTTGGCCGCATTATCAATATCGGGACAAACCTGTTCCAGAATCCTGTGGTGCCTTACCACGACTACACAGCGGCCAAGGCCGCCTTGTTGTCCATGACGCGCACCTTGTCGCACGATCTGGGACCGGATCAGATTACCGTGAACATGATTTCCGGCGGTTTGTTGCGCACAACGGATGCGTCCGCGGCTACCCCCGAGGCGGTGTTTGATCTGATTGCGGCCAGTACACCGCTGCGTCGCGTGACCACGCCCGAAGAATTTGCCGATGCGGCCTTGTTCTTTGCCGGTCCGTGGGCTCGTGCCGTAACAGGACAAAATTTGGTGGTTGACGGCGGATTGGTGAAAAACGGATGA
- a CDS encoding LLM class flavin-dependent oxidoreductase, translated as MRQLHFNLFIMGCGHHKAAWRHPESQVERLGDIRFYEELAQIAERGKLDAIFFADGQSSDNVADGPRWFLEPLTMMAALARATERIGLISTVSSTFYTPFVAARMLCSLDHLSQGRMGWNVVTSMFDAEARNHGYEAMPDHAWRYARAEEFVDTALKLFDSWSDSALVMDRQGDYAKVDQVRQILHKGDHFLVDGPLTLPRSPQGQPVLFQAGASEQGRDLAARKAEAIYAVAYDLPSAQAYYRDIKRRVREAGRGVDVPVMPGLVTYVGSTMQEARRKQEELDALLPTQTSLRQLGMFVGQDCMNWELDAPVPPLPALESFKGPKGRYATMLRIIETEKPTVRQLLGRIAAGGGHCTMVGTPESIADQIEHWWRNEGADGFNLMPPSLPNGIGDFVEQVIPVLQKRGLFRQEYEHTSLRGHLGLERPAA; from the coding sequence ATGAGACAACTGCATTTCAATTTGTTCATTATGGGCTGCGGACATCACAAGGCCGCCTGGCGCCATCCCGAATCTCAGGTTGAGCGCTTGGGCGATATCCGCTTTTATGAAGAGCTGGCGCAGATTGCCGAGCGCGGCAAACTGGATGCGATTTTCTTTGCCGATGGTCAGTCCAGCGATAATGTGGCAGATGGACCGCGCTGGTTTCTGGAGCCCTTGACCATGATGGCCGCGCTGGCGCGAGCCACTGAGCGTATTGGTCTGATCAGCACCGTCTCGAGCACCTTTTACACCCCCTTTGTAGCGGCGCGCATGTTGTGTTCCCTGGACCATCTGTCCCAAGGGCGGATGGGCTGGAACGTGGTGACCTCGATGTTTGATGCCGAAGCACGTAACCATGGCTATGAAGCCATGCCTGACCATGCCTGGCGCTACGCCCGAGCCGAAGAATTCGTAGATACCGCACTGAAGCTGTTCGACTCCTGGAGCGACAGTGCCTTGGTGATGGACAGGCAGGGTGATTACGCCAAGGTGGATCAGGTGCGTCAGATCCTGCATAAAGGCGATCATTTCCTGGTGGATGGCCCCCTGACCTTGCCGCGCTCGCCTCAAGGACAGCCGGTGCTGTTTCAGGCCGGTGCGTCTGAACAGGGACGGGATCTGGCAGCGCGCAAGGCCGAAGCCATTTACGCCGTGGCGTATGACTTGCCCTCGGCTCAAGCCTATTACCGTGACATCAAACGACGCGTGCGTGAAGCGGGTCGTGGTGTGGATGTGCCTGTCATGCCGGGGCTGGTGACCTATGTGGGCTCCACCATGCAAGAGGCGCGCCGCAAGCAAGAGGAGCTGGATGCATTGCTGCCTACCCAGACCTCCTTGCGGCAACTGGGCATGTTTGTCGGGCAGGACTGCATGAACTGGGAGCTTGATGCACCGGTTCCGCCATTGCCTGCGCTGGAAAGTTTCAAGGGCCCCAAGGGGCGTTATGCCACCATGCTGCGCATCATTGAAACGGAAAAACCGACAGTCCGGCAATTGTTGGGGCGGATTGCTGCCGGTGGTGGTCACTGCACCATGGTCGGTACGCCCGAGTCCATTGCCGATCAGATTGAACATTGGTGGCGTAATGAGGGCGCCGACGGCTTTAACTTGATGCCTCCGTCCTTGCCCAATGGCATTGGTGACTTTGTGGAGCAGGTCATCCCCGTTTTACAAAAGCGCGGTCTGTTCCGTCAGGAATACGAGCACACCAGCTTGCGGGGGCATCTGGGGCTGGAGCGTCCAGCGGCCTGA
- a CDS encoding SDR family NAD(P)-dependent oxidoreductase: MKTAVVTGASSGFGAALARKLVAEGHTVLGLARRQDKLDALAAELGERFFPVSVDLTDRARADAVLGDLMARFPNIDVLINNAGLALGVDKAQDAKLEQWDTMVATNISALLHITHALLPGMVKQNKGHIINLGSTAGEYAYAGGNVYGATKAFVHQLGLNLRADLSGTAVRVSTVAPGLCSGTDFSTVRLGDKDKAAALYQNVDALTPEDIANTIAWIMNAPAHMNVNYIELMPVAQSFAGLSVHRKA; this comes from the coding sequence ATGAAAACCGCCGTTGTCACCGGGGCCTCCTCAGGGTTTGGGGCTGCTCTGGCCCGTAAACTGGTCGCTGAAGGGCATACCGTGCTGGGCCTGGCGCGTCGTCAGGACAAGCTGGACGCCCTTGCTGCCGAGCTGGGCGAGCGTTTTTTTCCGGTCAGCGTGGATCTGACGGATCGTGCGCGTGCAGATGCGGTGCTCGGCGACCTAATGGCCCGGTTCCCCAATATCGATGTGCTGATCAATAATGCGGGTCTGGCGCTGGGCGTGGACAAGGCTCAGGATGCCAAGCTGGAGCAATGGGACACCATGGTGGCCACCAATATCAGCGCGTTGCTGCACATTACGCACGCTTTGCTGCCAGGTATGGTCAAGCAGAACAAGGGCCACATCATCAATCTGGGCTCGACGGCGGGCGAATATGCCTACGCAGGTGGCAATGTGTACGGCGCCACCAAGGCTTTTGTGCATCAACTGGGCCTGAACCTGCGTGCCGACCTGTCGGGTACGGCAGTTCGTGTGTCTACCGTGGCTCCTGGCCTCTGTTCCGGTACGGATTTCTCTACCGTTCGTCTGGGCGATAAAGATAAAGCTGCTGCGCTGTACCAGAACGTGGATGCGCTGACGCCCGAGGACATCGCCAACACCATTGCCTGGATCATGAACGCGCCTGCCCATATGAATGTCAACTACATCGAGTTGATGCCGGTGGCGCAAAGCTTTGCAGGCTTGAGCGTGCATCGCAAGGCTTAA
- a CDS encoding riboflavin synthase — protein MYTGIVKAVRPLTAVKAELGRTEFEIDFTDELLVDLQLGASVSVEGTCLSVTSISGHKVTFDAIPVTLERTNLGTLKTGDLVNIERSAKLNEEIGGHVMAGHIATTAEVLELSITEAGNRLRFQMPEDWAKYVFPRGFLGVNGCSLTVADVEDGVVTINLIPETLRQTTFSRYKAGDRLNIEVDQQTVVLVDVLERTVAGTMARVMPGFKD, from the coding sequence ATGTATACCGGAATTGTTAAAGCGGTTCGTCCTCTTACCGCGGTCAAGGCCGAGCTGGGCCGTACCGAGTTTGAAATTGATTTCACCGACGAATTGCTGGTGGATCTGCAACTGGGCGCCAGTGTCAGCGTGGAAGGCACATGCCTGAGCGTGACCAGTATTTCTGGCCACAAAGTTACTTTTGATGCGATTCCCGTCACGCTGGAGCGGACGAACCTGGGCACGCTCAAGACAGGTGATCTGGTCAATATCGAACGATCGGCCAAGCTGAACGAGGAAATTGGTGGTCATGTGATGGCTGGCCATATCGCAACGACTGCTGAAGTGCTGGAACTGAGCATTACCGAGGCCGGCAACCGTCTGCGTTTTCAGATGCCGGAAGATTGGGCGAAATACGTGTTCCCGCGTGGTTTTCTGGGTGTTAATGGCTGCAGCCTGACCGTGGCGGACGTGGAGGATGGCGTTGTGACCATCAATCTGATTCCCGAAACATTGCGCCAGACAACATTTTCTCGTTACAAGGCAGGCGATAGACTCAATATCGAAGTGGATCAACAGACGGTTGTTCTGGTTGACGTGCTGGAGCGTACGGTGGCAGGCACGATGGCGCGCGTGATGCCTGGTTTTAAAGACTGA
- a CDS encoding AAA family ATPase, whose translation MSTFVLISGCSGGGKSTLLSELQNRGYTVIQEPGRRIVQEQWGNGGSALPWQDMEAFLKEAIQVAQTDYSTAPKDGPWVFFDRGLIDAAAALEELTGTPLLDELNKTHPYHSQVFFTPPWPEIYEVDPERRHDMNAALHEYERLERVYPLLGYQVRLLPKTSVENRADFVLETLNQ comes from the coding sequence ATGTCTACATTTGTCCTCATTTCCGGCTGCTCCGGCGGCGGTAAATCCACTCTGTTATCCGAGCTACAAAATCGTGGCTATACGGTTATACAGGAGCCTGGACGGCGTATCGTGCAGGAGCAGTGGGGCAATGGTGGCTCTGCCCTCCCCTGGCAGGATATGGAGGCCTTCCTGAAAGAAGCGATACAGGTCGCGCAGACTGACTACTCAACCGCGCCCAAAGATGGCCCTTGGGTATTTTTTGATCGAGGATTGATTGACGCCGCAGCTGCTTTAGAAGAGTTAACAGGTACTCCACTGCTGGACGAACTCAACAAGACTCACCCTTATCATTCACAGGTGTTCTTTACGCCCCCCTGGCCTGAAATATACGAAGTTGATCCAGAGCGCCGTCACGACATGAACGCGGCTTTGCATGAGTATGAACGTCTGGAGCGTGTCTATCCCCTGCTGGGATACCAAGTGCGCCTGCTGCCCAAAACAAGCGTAGAAAACCGCGCTGATTTTGTCTTGGAAACACTGAATCAATAG
- a CDS encoding aspartate ammonia-lyase → MTDCAATANTRLEKDLLGTRPVPDLVYFGVHTLRAVENFRITATTIANYPDLIRALAQIKASAAQANHALGALDAAKKEAIVQACREIEAGQHHDHFVVDVIQGGAGTSTNMNANEVIANRALEILGHQRGQYGFLHPNEDVNLGQSTNDVYPTALKLAAYQGATRLLTALEYLQQAFDRKAHAFKDLLKMGRTQLQEAVPMTLGQEFAVYAGMIAKDRLCLTEAMQELCEINLGATAIGTGINTEPRYAELVTRLLSSNTGISLRSASDLILATQDCSAFVQLSGALKRIAVTLSKTCNDLRLLSSGPRAGIGEINLPPRQAGSSIMPGKVNPVIPEAVSQIAFEVFGNDVTVSFAAEAGQLQLNAFEPIIAHSLYKSLRHLQRGCMILADYCVDAITANPQRLADSVSNSIGLVTALNPLIGYTAATAIAKQAHETGKGVAELILEQGLLSADELAQALQPEQLIAPRASKTTEQTL, encoded by the coding sequence ATGACTGATTGCGCCGCAACGGCTAACACTCGTCTGGAGAAAGACCTGCTGGGTACGCGCCCCGTACCTGACTTGGTGTATTTTGGCGTACACACCTTGCGAGCCGTCGAAAACTTCAGGATTACGGCGACAACTATCGCCAACTACCCCGATTTGATCCGAGCCCTGGCACAGATTAAAGCGTCCGCCGCACAGGCCAACCATGCACTGGGGGCATTGGATGCCGCCAAGAAAGAAGCGATTGTGCAGGCGTGCCGGGAAATTGAGGCTGGCCAGCATCACGACCATTTTGTGGTGGATGTGATTCAGGGGGGGGCAGGAACTTCTACCAATATGAATGCGAATGAAGTGATCGCTAACCGTGCTCTGGAAATTCTGGGTCACCAACGCGGGCAGTACGGGTTCCTTCACCCTAATGAGGATGTAAACCTGGGGCAATCTACCAATGATGTGTACCCCACCGCCTTGAAACTGGCTGCCTATCAGGGTGCGACCCGTTTACTGACTGCCTTGGAGTATTTGCAGCAAGCCTTTGATCGCAAAGCTCACGCTTTCAAAGATCTGTTGAAAATGGGGCGCACGCAGTTGCAGGAAGCAGTCCCCATGACACTCGGGCAAGAATTTGCGGTTTACGCCGGCATGATTGCCAAAGATCGCCTGTGCCTGACCGAGGCCATGCAAGAGCTGTGTGAAATCAATCTAGGCGCGACGGCGATCGGGACGGGGATCAATACGGAGCCACGCTATGCCGAACTGGTTACGCGCCTGCTGTCCTCGAACACGGGTATCAGTCTGCGTAGCGCATCGGATCTGATTCTGGCCACGCAGGACTGCAGCGCGTTCGTACAGCTGTCCGGTGCCTTAAAACGCATTGCCGTCACCTTGTCCAAGACTTGCAACGACTTGCGTTTGCTCTCAAGTGGTCCACGTGCAGGCATTGGTGAGATCAATTTGCCTCCTCGCCAGGCGGGCTCTTCCATCATGCCCGGCAAAGTCAATCCCGTTATCCCAGAAGCCGTCAGTCAGATTGCCTTTGAAGTCTTTGGTAATGATGTGACCGTCTCCTTTGCAGCCGAAGCCGGTCAGCTTCAACTTAACGCGTTTGAGCCCATTATCGCCCACAGTCTTTACAAGAGCCTGCGTCATCTGCAGCGTGGATGCATGATTTTGGCCGACTACTGCGTGGACGCGATTACCGCCAATCCCCAGCGTCTGGCAGACAGCGTCAGCAACTCCATCGGCTTGGTCACGGCGCTTAATCCGTTGATCGGCTATACCGCGGCCACCGCTATTGCCAAGCAGGCGCATGAAACCGGTAAAGGGGTGGCTGAGCTGATTCTGGAGCAAGGTTTGTTAAGCGCGGACGAACTGGCTCAGGCCTTACAGCCTGAGCAACTGATCGCGCCGCGCGCCTCCAAAACCACGGAACAAACTCTTTAA
- a CDS encoding dicarboxylate/amino acid:cation symporter, producing the protein MKLNKQTTWILIAMVLGVVVGYICHKMADTPEQAHAIASYFGMVTDMFLRLIKMIIAPLIFATLVAGMASMDDAATVGRIGGRAVGWFLLASLVSLTVGLIFANIFQPGANVGIPLPAESAHLGVDTSALNLKTFLTHVVPRNFFESMSKNEILQILVFSVFFGLALGKVRGNPQANILAQTIEGAVPVMLTVTNYVMYFAPLGVFAAVANIITTEGLGILAVYGKFLGSFYATLVVLWAILLAAGFLVLKGRVFTLFKEIRQPMLLGFSTASSEAAYPRLMEKLEVFGVRKRVIGFVLPLGYSFNLDGSMIYTAFAALFISQAYDVPLTMQQQIIMLLVLMISSKGIAGVPRSALVVVAAVLPMFGLPEAGVLLIMGIDHFLDMGRTATNVLGNGIATAVVAKWEGAIDAPDQADSKATGSPQLQPGQAGPDSAPAVA; encoded by the coding sequence ATGAAGCTGAATAAGCAAACCACATGGATTCTGATTGCCATGGTACTGGGCGTGGTAGTGGGTTATATCTGCCACAAGATGGCCGACACCCCTGAACAGGCGCATGCCATTGCCAGCTACTTTGGCATGGTGACGGATATGTTCCTGCGCTTGATCAAGATGATCATTGCTCCGTTGATTTTCGCCACGCTGGTTGCCGGTATGGCCAGCATGGATGATGCGGCAACTGTTGGTCGTATCGGGGGCCGTGCTGTGGGCTGGTTTTTGCTGGCCTCGCTGGTATCGCTGACGGTAGGGTTGATTTTTGCCAATATCTTCCAGCCTGGTGCGAATGTTGGCATTCCCTTGCCGGCCGAATCGGCTCATTTGGGGGTGGATACCTCGGCGCTGAATCTGAAAACGTTTCTGACGCATGTTGTGCCACGTAACTTTTTTGAATCCATGTCCAAGAACGAGATTTTGCAGATCCTGGTGTTCTCGGTATTTTTTGGACTGGCCTTGGGCAAAGTGCGTGGTAACCCTCAGGCCAACATCCTGGCGCAAACGATTGAGGGCGCAGTGCCAGTGATGCTGACCGTCACCAACTACGTCATGTACTTTGCACCACTGGGCGTGTTTGCCGCTGTTGCCAATATCATCACGACCGAAGGGCTGGGTATTTTGGCCGTCTATGGCAAGTTTCTGGGCAGCTTTTATGCCACCTTGGTGGTGCTGTGGGCGATTTTGCTTGCCGCGGGATTTCTGGTGCTCAAGGGCCGGGTATTCACCCTGTTCAAAGAAATCCGTCAACCGATGTTACTGGGCTTTTCGACGGCCTCCAGCGAAGCCGCCTATCCTCGTTTGATGGAAAAGCTGGAAGTGTTCGGTGTACGCAAGCGTGTTATCGGTTTTGTCCTCCCGCTGGGTTATTCCTTCAACCTGGACGGCTCCATGATCTATACCGCTTTTGCGGCGCTGTTCATCTCTCAGGCATATGACGTGCCGCTCACCATGCAACAGCAAATTATCATGCTGTTGGTGTTGATGATTTCCAGTAAAGGTATTGCCGGCGTACCACGCTCTGCGCTGGTCGTCGTGGCAGCAGTTTTGCCTATGTTTGGGCTGCCTGAGGCTGGTGTATTATTGATCATGGGTATTGATCACTTTCTGGACATGGGCCGCACTGCGACAAATGTATTGGGTAACGGCATTGCCACAGCCGTTGTCGCCAAATGGGAAGGTGCCATCGATGCGCCTGACCAGGCGGACAGCAAGGCGACAGGCTCACCACAGCTCCAGCCCGGGCAGGCAGGCCCGGACTCAGCACCCGCTGTCGCCTGA